A window of Flavobacterium flavigenum contains these coding sequences:
- a CDS encoding DUF6565 domain-containing protein: MKNIQLLSGIVLIALGFTSCKDEKQEQAKKKIDSYVAYVDSVKNVAEEDLKADWKDVEAEYERRAENAQAALADLKDNTAETEKINESKIKYEEFKNQMAAKLAPEVTPKQKLRNSLFGEGKIGDDMSFAWVNAQNILSVYDQFVNTVQNNKDSYSREDWDEIKLMYEALDSRKNTVEKEGLTAEDNRKIAGLKIKFAPMYTVNRMGAKSEENAAAKK, encoded by the coding sequence ATGAAAAACATACAACTTTTATCAGGTATTGTATTAATTGCATTAGGATTTACATCATGCAAAGACGAAAAACAAGAACAGGCAAAAAAGAAAATTGATTCTTATGTAGCCTATGTTGATTCAGTAAAAAATGTAGCAGAAGAGGATTTGAAAGCTGACTGGAAAGATGTTGAAGCTGAATATGAAAGAAGAGCAGAAAATGCACAAGCAGCTCTTGCTGATCTTAAGGATAATACTGCTGAAACTGAAAAAATCAATGAAAGTAAAATTAAATACGAAGAGTTTAAAAATCAAATGGCTGCTAAGCTTGCGCCTGAGGTAACTCCGAAACAAAAATTGCGTAATTCATTATTTGGTGAAGGTAAAATAGGCGATGATATGAGTTTTGCATGGGTAAATGCTCAAAACATTCTTAGTGTTTACGATCAATTTGTGAATACTGTACAAAATAATAAAGACAGTTACTCACGTGAAGACTGGGATGAAATTAAATTAATGTATGAAGCGCTTGACAGCCGTAAAAATACAGTTGAAAAAGAAGGTTTGACAGCTGAAGATAATCGAAAAATTGCCGGCTTAAAAATAAAATTTGCACCAATGTATACTGTAAACAGAATGGGCGCAAAATCTGAAGAAAACGCAGCAGCAAAAAAATAG
- a CDS encoding ABC transporter ATP-binding protein: MANPLIKITDIKRNFVLGNEIVYVLKGVNLEINKGEYVALMGPSGSGKSTLMNLLGCLDTPTSGRYILNGKDVSQMRDDELAGIRNKEIGFVFQTFNLLPRTTALDNVALPMIYAGHPKSERVVRATEVLKQVNLADRMDHQPNQLSGGQRQRVAIARALVNKPSIILADEPTGNLDSKTSVEIMKLFGDIHAQGNTVILVTHEEDIAAYAHRVIRLRDGLIESDTSK; encoded by the coding sequence ATGGCAAATCCATTAATTAAAATAACTGACATCAAGCGAAATTTTGTACTTGGGAATGAAATTGTATATGTCTTAAAAGGCGTTAATTTAGAAATTAATAAAGGTGAATATGTCGCTTTAATGGGGCCATCAGGTTCAGGCAAATCTACTTTAATGAACTTACTGGGTTGCTTAGACACACCAACTTCAGGACGCTATATTTTGAATGGAAAAGACGTTAGCCAGATGCGTGATGATGAATTGGCCGGAATTAGAAACAAAGAAATCGGATTCGTTTTCCAGACTTTTAACCTTCTCCCAAGAACTACTGCACTAGACAATGTTGCTTTGCCAATGATTTATGCCGGACATCCTAAATCAGAACGGGTTGTTCGTGCGACTGAAGTTTTGAAACAAGTAAATCTTGCAGACAGAATGGACCATCAGCCCAATCAGCTTTCAGGAGGACAGCGCCAGCGTGTTGCTATTGCCCGCGCATTAGTAAACAAACCCTCTATCATTCTGGCAGATGAGCCAACAGGAAACTTAGATAGTAAAACTTCTGTAGAAATCATGAAGCTTTTTGGCGATATTCATGCTCAGGGAAACACCGTAATTCTGGTAACACACGAAGAAGATATCGCAGCTTATGCGCATCGTGTAATTCGTTTACGTGATGGATTAATCGAAAGCGATACATCAAAATAA
- a CDS encoding cob(I)yrinic acid a,c-diamide adenosyltransferase produces the protein MKIYTKTGDKGTTALFGGTRVPKDHIRIESYGTVDELNSYIGLIRDQEIDSDYKSILIEIQDRLFTIGAILATPEEKEVLKNGKLRLENLGIIDSDIELLENEIDKMEESLKPMTHFILPGGHTTVSHCHIARCICRRAERLAVHLSHNEHVPEITISYLNRLSDYLFVLARKLSSDLKAEEVKWIPRK, from the coding sequence ATGAAAATATATACCAAAACAGGCGATAAAGGTACAACTGCCCTCTTTGGAGGAACCCGTGTCCCAAAAGACCATATAAGAATTGAAAGTTATGGAACCGTTGATGAACTCAACTCCTATATAGGATTAATTCGTGACCAGGAAATTGATTCTGATTATAAGTCAATTTTAATAGAAATTCAGGATAGGCTTTTTACTATCGGTGCCATTTTGGCAACCCCTGAGGAAAAAGAAGTTTTAAAAAACGGCAAACTCAGATTAGAAAACCTTGGCATAATTGATTCTGATATTGAATTACTGGAAAATGAAATAGATAAAATGGAGGAAAGCCTCAAACCAATGACTCATTTTATTTTACCAGGCGGTCACACAACCGTGTCACATTGTCATATTGCGCGTTGTATTTGCCGCCGTGCAGAACGCTTAGCAGTACATTTAAGCCATAATGAACATGTACCGGAAATCACAATTAGCTACTTAAACCGACTTTCTGACTACCTTTTTGTATTGGCACGGAAGTTGTCGTCTGACCTTAAAGCGGAGGAAGTGAAATGGATTCCGAGAAAATAA
- a CDS encoding DUF2795 domain-containing protein, which yields MYWTLELASYLSDAPWPANKDELIDYAIRAGAPLEVVENLQSIEDEGEIYESMEEIWPDYPTDEDYLWNEDEY from the coding sequence ATGTATTGGACATTAGAATTAGCATCGTATTTAAGTGATGCGCCGTGGCCTGCTAACAAAGACGAACTTATTGACTACGCTATCAGAGCAGGAGCTCCTTTAGAAGTAGTGGAAAACCTACAGTCGATTGAAGACGAGGGAGAGATATATGAATCAATGGAAGAAATTTGGCCTGATTATCCAACAGACGAAGATTATCTTTGGAATGAGGATGAATATTAA